The sequence CTCAATTTACCATTCTCGATACACGTTCCTCCATTCAGCGTTGGAAGAATAAGGTTCCTGGTTCCAAAGTCATTACATGGGAAGAGTTATCAAGAACGGATATCCCACACAAGGGAGAATTGTTGGAATTAAAATTAGTACGTAAAAAAATCAATGATTTAGGAATCAAATTAAAAGACAGCATACTTGTGTTAGGTGATGGTGCAAGTGGATGGGGAGAGGAGGGGCGTATTGTTTGGAGTCTGCGCGAAGCAGGGTTTACACAAGCCTATTGGTTGGATGGTGGATTTGAAACTTATGAAAAGGAAATTCGAAAGAGAACAAATTTAAAGTCAGAAAATAATATAAACCCGACTCCTAAACCTTCTAAACCAAATTCCAATTCATCCTATGCAATCCAAAAAGAGGAACTTGTGAAAGGTTTATCCTCAAAAGCATACCAAATCCTTGATACTCGCGAGCCGAGAGAATTTTCGGGAGCCACACCGTATGGCGAAGTCCGTGGGGGGCATATCCCTGGAGCAAAGTCAGCATTTTACCAAGAGTTATTCGATGCAAAAGGCCAAATCAAATCGAAGGCCGAGGTGGAACTTTATTTAAAACGTTTGGGAATCAAAAAAGAAAAACCGGTCGTTGCTTATTGCACAGGAGGGGTTCGATCCGCTTTTGTCGTTGGAATTCTTCGCACCTATGGTTATAATGCTTATAACTATGCGGGATCTATGTGGGAATGGTCTCACGACCCAAATCTTCCTTTGGAAACTGGAAATTGAAACGAAACATTTACATCTCTTTTTTTCTTTTTCTGATTTTAGGTGCGAGTGTTTTGATTTATCTCAACCAAAGAGAAGTTCCCATTGAACAGGTGTTCCCTGGAAAAGTTTGGGCAAAACCAATTGAAAACCTACCAGATTTAAAGGCAGTAGGGGCACCAACCGCAAAAAATTGCGGAAATTGTCACACGGAAATTTATGAAGAGTGGAAACGTTCCACCCATGCCAATGCCCTTTCGGATATCCAATTTCAGTCAGAATTAGCAAAACCAAGTTCACCAAAATGGATTTGTTTGAACTGCCATATTCCTGTCCAAAACCAAAGAGAAACCATCATCACTGGACTAAAAAATGGAGATTATTTCCGACCAATAGAAATTGTAAATCCTAGTTTCAACCCAGAGATGAAAGCCGAAGGTGTCACTTGCGCATCTTGCCATGTTCGTGTGGATTCTGAAACTAAAGAAAGTTATGTGATTGGTGGAACAGGCGGAACTTCACCGCCTCATCCTGTAAAAATAGATCGCAAACAGTTGCTTAGTCGTTGTTACGATTGCCATAATGAAACTTATACTTTAAACGAATCACTTGTTTGTTCTTTCCAAACAGGCACAGAGTTAATCGCTACTAAATCAAATGAATCCTGTTCTTCTTGTCACCAACCAGAAGTTCGTAGGTCATTTGTAAAACCATCCCTAAACAAACCAATCCGAAGATCACACAAACATGGATTTATTGGAGGAGGAGTTCCAAAATCTTTTGAACTGTATTCTGACCAAATTCGATTGGGTTATAAACCAGGGATTGTCCTTTCCAATATAAAAGTAGAAAACAATACAGTCGAATTGACCTTAACCAACACAAATGCAGATCATCATGTTACAACTGGAGATCCTGAAAGATTTTATCGACTAACACTCACAGGTCTAAATAAAAAAGGAAATATTGTTTTTAAAGAAGAAACTACAATTGGGCAAGAATGGTCTTGGTCTCCTTCTGCAAAAAAAGTTAGTGATTCGCGAATTCCATCGGGGAAAAACTTTGTTTGGACTTTGGAACAAAAGGATCCTCTGATTGAATCTTTTCTTTTCCAAGCGGTTCACGTTCGGTTAAAGGACAAAACTTCTGACTATATGATCCTTTCTTCTAGTAACCTTTCCTCTCCGTATAAAGAAAAAGTGGAAAAAATGAAAGATTTGTATCCTCATAGTTCGATTATCATTGAATCAATCTACCAATTGAAAACAAAAAATAGAAAGGACACTCCTTTAGAAGAACTTTTCCGAAGGAATATACAGAGAAAAGGTGAATAAAGTTCTTTGTATTATTCCAGCAAGAGATGAGGAAGAGGGCATCTTTCGTGCGTTAAATGGCCTAATCGATGGTTCTGGTTTAAGTAAATCTCAGTTTATAGTCGTCAACAATGCATCAAAAGACCAAACCCCAAAGATTGTAAAAGAAATGGGTTTGTTGTTATTGGACTGCCCAAAAATTGGATATGGTAATGCTTGTTTGGTGGCATTGGATTGGATCAATCAATCAAAATTGAATCCCGAATATATTTTATTCTGTGATGCGGATGGTTCAGATGATCCTTCTGACATTCAAAAATTGATTCGGGTGATAGACGAAACAAAATCCGATTTAGTGATTGGTTCAAGGACTATTGGGAATGTTGAGAAAGGTGCTTTGTCCCCAATCCAAATTTTTGGAAATGCTCTCACTTGTTTTTTGATCGTCCTCTTTTTTCGACGTAAATTTACGGACATGGGTCCGCTTCGAATTGTCAAATATACATCCTTTCACAAATTACAGATGCAGGATCCAACTTGGGGATGGAATATTGAAATGCATATAAAGGCTATGCAACTTGGGTTTGATATTCGTGAAATTTCAGTCAATTATCGAAAACGTTTTGCGGGTGTTTCCAAAATTTCTGGAACAATTTCAATGTCTTTGCGTGTGGGTATCAAAATTTTATTCACTTTCTTTCGGTTATTAATTTTCCGTGTACGTTAGTCATCAGTTTTTGAAAGTTCTTTTGTTTTTGATTTATCCGATTCTTTTATTTGTTTCGGTACATTTTGGAAATAGAAATGAATTCAGTGTAATCCTTGTAGTGGCCTTTGTTTTGCCCCTGTATTTTTATTTTTTATCAGACATCCTACCTTTGTTTGGGAATCGCTTTTATCTTTTTCTTTTGTATGGAATTTTCTTGCGAGTAGTTGTGATTGGCTCTCCTGCAGTTTGGAGTGATGATATTTATCGTTATTTATTTGATGTAAAACTATTTTTGAATGGCATCTCACCTTATCATCATACTCCTCGAGAATTTTTTGAATTTGGGAACGCTTTGAATCTGGGGTTGGACTTTTTGTTTTTGAAGATGAATAGTCCTGATTATTATTCCGTTTATCCTTTGTTATTACAAATTTTTTATTCCTTGGGAACTTTGTTAGGTTCTATATTTGGAAACAGTTTGGTGGGAATTCAGATTCTCTTTGTTGTAGTCGAAAGTATCAATTTGGCTCTTATCCGAAAATTATACCCGCATAGCGAAAACAAATCTTATTGGTTGTATTTTGGAAATCCGATTGTCATCATCGAAGGAGTATCTCAAATGCATCCTGAGGTTCTGGTAGTCACAGGATTTTTATTTATATTTATTTTGAGGTCCAATTGGTTTCATTTGTTATCTTTTTTTATCCTAACACAATTAAAGTTAAATTTATTTCTTTTTGTTTTTGGATTTCGTGGAGACAGAAGGTTTTGGATTCGTTTGGGATTGGTTTTGATTGTTTCGCTTTTGATTTGGAAATTGACAGTGTTTTCTGATTTGTTATTGCAAGGCAGTTCCGGTATCGGACTTTTTTTTCATTCCTTTCGATTTGCTGGTATTTTGGAACCTTTTTTCTATTTCATTTTATCGATATTCGAAGCCGAGTATTTGTCTGGGGTCATTTCATTTTCTATTTTGGGCTTTGTTCTTATTTATTTATTCAAAGAAAAATATTTTTATCGCCTAACAATGATGAATTCTTTTTTGGTTTTGTATTCTTTGTTTCTTTTGTTTTCGCCAGTCATTCATCCTTGGTATTGGATTCCATGGATTTTGTTTATGGTCGAAAAAAAGAATGCCATAAAAATTCTGTCTTTCATTGTATTTTTGGCTTTTTTATCTTACGGAATGTATGTGTATTATGAATTCGTATACATCCATTGGCTGGTTTCAATTTTGGTTTTAGGTTTATATGGGAAAAAACAAATTAATTATCTTCGCAAAACAACCTGAACTTGGAAAAGTAAAAACTCGCCTAGCAGTGAGTATTGGAGAAGACCAAACTTTAAAAATTTATAGGGAGCTCCTTGTAATCACAAAAAAAATAACTTCCAATCTCTCTGTTGAAAAAATAGTGTATTGGGATCATCTTCCTATTGTGAATCCTTTAGAATTTGAGTTTGGTGATTCAACGAAAGTCCAAGCAGAAGGAGATCTTGGAGTTAAAATGAGAACTGCCTTTGAAGATGAATTCCGGTCAAATTTTGGAAAGGTTGTGATCATTGGAACCGACTGTCCCTTTTTAACAAAGGAAATTTTAGAGAAGGCATACCTGAGTTTGGATACAACTGATTTTGTAATTGGTCCTGCTTTGGACGGAGGATATTATCTTTTGGGGATGAGAGAATTTTTTCCCTATGTTTTTGATTCTATTCCCTGGAGCACAAGTGAAGTTCTTCCGCTTACACTTGAGGTTATACAGAAAAATAAAAAAACTGTTACTTTACTTGAAGAGTTAAATGATATTGATGATATCAATGACCTCAAAGAATGGAAAGGTACACTTTAAGGAAGTGGTTGTAATTTAATTTCGACACGTCTGTTGAGAGCTTGGTGTTCTTTTGTTTTGTTAGGTGATTTTGCATTACCATAAAACAATCTTCTGATTTGGTTTGGTTCCACAAAGTGGATCAAAAAGAAACGTTCTACTTCTAACGACCTTTTTTCGCTAATGATAATATCTTCAGAAGCCGTTTTTCCTTCATTTGCATGTGCATGAATGTACACAGAATAGTTACGATTTTGGTTTAAAAAATCTGCAACGGGTTGTAATCGAATTAAATCTGATTTAGAAATTTTAGAAGAATGATTCGAAAAGTAGATCGTAAATGATTTTTCATCGGAAGCCTGTTCCGTTTTTTTATAAGGATTCTCAAAAACATATCCTTCCTGCGCGACAAGATCTTTTGTGAATAAACAATATTGAACAGTGTAAGTTAACAAAAGCAAACGAAGGCTTTTGTTTAAAAGTAGATGGCGCATAGTCTAATCATCGGATAGTTTGAAAATAATCAATATGATAGATTTTAAAAATGTGATTGAAATATGTCCCTTCCAATTCATTTTCAAGTGTAAGGTGTATGAATGAAACTAAAAGATTTAGCTGAACAATTAGGTGCAAATTTCACTGGTTCCGGTGATTTAGAAATCAATGGGATTAAAGATTTGGAGCACCATACTCCCGTAGATCCAAATAGCATTTATTACGTAGCTTCTAAAAAATACTTAGCCAAACATAAAAAAGCTTCGGATGTAAAAGTAGCTTTAACAGTCGATTCGCTTGCTTCACAATTTCCTAATGCTATTATTATTCCAGAAGAAGGTTCTAAGGTAAAATTCATTCAAGTTGTCTCTTTGTTTGAAAAAAAACCAAAATATGTGGCTTCTATTTCCTCCAAAGCTAGTATCCATCCTTCCGCCAAACTTGGGAAAGATGTGACGATTATGGATTTTGCTGTGATCCAAGAAAATGTAGTCATTGGTGATCGCGCCGTTATTTATCCCAATGTTGTTTTGGAATCAGATGTGGAAATTGGAGAAGAAACAGTTTTAAAATCTGGTGTCGTCGTATATTACAATTGTAAGTTGGGGAAAAGAAACTTGATCCATTCTAATACTGTCATTGGTGCAGATGGGTTCGGGTTTTATGATTATGCAGGGGTGCGGTACAAAGTCCCTCAAATTGGAAACGTCATCATTGGTGATGAAGTAGAAATGGGTGCTCATTGCACTGTGGACCGAGCCGCTCTTGAATCCACCACCATTGGGAATTTTACAAAGTTTGATGACCATGTGCATGTCGGTCATAACTGCCGTGTTGGAAATTACGTTTATATTGCGGGTGCCACTGTACTTGCTGGTTCTGTTACGATTGAAGACGGATGTTTCCTTGCAGGGCAATCTGCGGTAGCAGAACACCTAACAATGAAAAAAGGTTCGATTTTAATGGGCTTATCGGGACTTACCGAAGATTCTAAAGAAAAAACTGCATACTTTGGAATTCCCGCAAGACCAGCATTGGAAATGCATCGAATTCACAGTTCGTTGCCAGTGTTACCAGAAATAGCAAAAGATTTTTCAAAAAGAAAGAAGTTGGAGTCCTAAAGACTTCGACTTTATTTTTTAGATTCTAAGATCCACTGTTTCCAGACATCTGGAACAAATCCAATGGTTGCGCGTTTTCCATCTCGAACGATTGGAGTTTTGAAAAGAAGAGGGTTTGTGAGTAAGGCCTCTTCTTTGTCGTATAACATGTATTTGAGATTTTTGTCTTCGTAAACTTTGGATTCTGTATCAACCAAGTCATCTAAACTGACACTACCGAGAATGGAACGAAGTTCTCCCTTGCTCATCTCTTTTTCCTGCAGGTTGATGAACTGAAAATTCACACGACGTTCTTGGAAGAAGAGTTGAGCCTTCTTCGTGTCTTTGCATTTTTTGGTTCCGAAGATTTGGAGATTCATCCAAAAATAGACTTTTTGAAATCTTCTAAAAGAGGTTCAGGACCTGACAACATCAATTCGATTTGGTCTTTGTCCAAATCATACATGACATGTGCTTGTAGGTATAAAGTGAATTCTTCTGCAGAAACTTTTTTGGCATCGAAGTTTTCTTTTAGAAAGTTATACCAAGCAGCAAGGATGACTTTTTGGTGAGCCAATTCTTTAATACCGATGGTAATGATTTTAGAAGGTTTCATGTAATTTTCTTAAAAATGATACTTTCATCAATGGATCGTCAATCCAAAAACCTTTGGAAGA comes from Leptospira mtsangambouensis and encodes:
- a CDS encoding sulfurtransferase, whose amino-acid sequence is MKVFRGYGIYLFSLSLVWAFWLQLTAGPKVQPGDSQETPWFLSKESSYPFTQFTILDTRSSIQRWKNKVPGSKVITWEELSRTDIPHKGELLELKLVRKKINDLGIKLKDSILVLGDGASGWGEEGRIVWSLREAGFTQAYWLDGGFETYEKEIRKRTNLKSENNINPTPKPSKPNSNSSYAIQKEELVKGLSSKAYQILDTREPREFSGATPYGEVRGGHIPGAKSAFYQELFDAKGQIKSKAEVELYLKRLGIKKEKPVVAYCTGGVRSAFVVGILRTYGYNAYNYAGSMWEWSHDPNLPLETGN
- a CDS encoding multiheme c-type cytochrome; amino-acid sequence: MVSRPKSSFGNWKLKRNIYISFFLFLILGASVLIYLNQREVPIEQVFPGKVWAKPIENLPDLKAVGAPTAKNCGNCHTEIYEEWKRSTHANALSDIQFQSELAKPSSPKWICLNCHIPVQNQRETIITGLKNGDYFRPIEIVNPSFNPEMKAEGVTCASCHVRVDSETKESYVIGGTGGTSPPHPVKIDRKQLLSRCYDCHNETYTLNESLVCSFQTGTELIATKSNESCSSCHQPEVRRSFVKPSLNKPIRRSHKHGFIGGGVPKSFELYSDQIRLGYKPGIVLSNIKVENNTVELTLTNTNADHHVTTGDPERFYRLTLTGLNKKGNIVFKEETTIGQEWSWSPSAKKVSDSRIPSGKNFVWTLEQKDPLIESFLFQAVHVRLKDKTSDYMILSSSNLSSPYKEKVEKMKDLYPHSSIIIESIYQLKTKNRKDTPLEELFRRNIQRKGE
- a CDS encoding glycosyltransferase family 2 protein, coding for MNKVLCIIPARDEEEGIFRALNGLIDGSGLSKSQFIVVNNASKDQTPKIVKEMGLLLLDCPKIGYGNACLVALDWINQSKLNPEYILFCDADGSDDPSDIQKLIRVIDETKSDLVIGSRTIGNVEKGALSPIQIFGNALTCFLIVLFFRRKFTDMGPLRIVKYTSFHKLQMQDPTWGWNIEMHIKAMQLGFDIREISVNYRKRFAGVSKISGTISMSLRVGIKILFTFFRLLIFRVR
- a CDS encoding TIGR04282 family arsenosugar biosynthesis glycosyltransferase, translated to MGKNKLIIFAKQPELGKVKTRLAVSIGEDQTLKIYRELLVITKKITSNLSVEKIVYWDHLPIVNPLEFEFGDSTKVQAEGDLGVKMRTAFEDEFRSNFGKVVIIGTDCPFLTKEILEKAYLSLDTTDFVIGPALDGGYYLLGMREFFPYVFDSIPWSTSEVLPLTLEVIQKNKKTVTLLEELNDIDDINDLKEWKGTL
- a CDS encoding OmpA family protein gives rise to the protein MRHLLLNKSLRLLLLTYTVQYCLFTKDLVAQEGYVFENPYKKTEQASDEKSFTIYFSNHSSKISKSDLIRLQPVADFLNQNRNYSVYIHAHANEGKTASEDIIISEKRSLEVERFFLIHFVEPNQIRRLFYGNAKSPNKTKEHQALNRRVEIKLQPLP
- the lpxD gene encoding UDP-3-O-(3-hydroxymyristoyl)glucosamine N-acyltransferase, with product MKLKDLAEQLGANFTGSGDLEINGIKDLEHHTPVDPNSIYYVASKKYLAKHKKASDVKVALTVDSLASQFPNAIIIPEEGSKVKFIQVVSLFEKKPKYVASISSKASIHPSAKLGKDVTIMDFAVIQENVVIGDRAVIYPNVVLESDVEIGEETVLKSGVVVYYNCKLGKRNLIHSNTVIGADGFGFYDYAGVRYKVPQIGNVIIGDEVEMGAHCTVDRAALESTTIGNFTKFDDHVHVGHNCRVGNYVYIAGATVLAGSVTIEDGCFLAGQSAVAEHLTMKKGSILMGLSGLTEDSKEKTAYFGIPARPALEMHRIHSSLPVLPEIAKDFSKRKKLES
- a CDS encoding arsenate reductase family protein, translating into MNLQIFGTKKCKDTKKAQLFFQERRVNFQFINLQEKEMSKGELRSILGSVSLDDLVDTESKVYEDKNLKYMLYDKEEALLTNPLLFKTPIVRDGKRATIGFVPDVWKQWILESKK